The following proteins are co-located in the Aggregatibacter aphrophilus ATCC 33389 genome:
- the rpsJ gene encoding 30S ribosomal protein S10: MQNQRIRIRLKAFDHRLIDQSTAEIVETAKRTGAQVRGPIPLPTRKERFTVLISPHVNKDARDQYEIRTHKRLVDIVEPTEKTVDALMRLDLAAGVDVQISLG, translated from the coding sequence ATGCAGAACCAAAGAATCCGTATCCGCCTTAAAGCATTTGATCATCGTTTGATCGATCAATCTACAGCGGAGATCGTTGAAACAGCTAAACGTACTGGTGCACAAGTTCGTGGCCCGATTCCTTTACCAACTCGTAAAGAGCGTTTCACAGTATTGATTTCTCCACACGTAAATAAAGATGCGCGTGATCAATATGAAATCCGTACTCACAAACGTTTAGTTGATATTGTTGAGCCAACAGAAAAAACTGTTGATGCTTTAATGCGTTTAGACTTGGCTGCCGGCGTTGACGTGCAGATCAGCCTAGGTTAA
- the rpsS gene encoding 30S ribosomal protein S19, with amino-acid sequence MPRSLKKGPFLDLHLLKKVEKAVESGDKKPIKTWSRRSMIIPSMIGLTIAVHNGRQHVPVYVSDEMIGHKLGEFAPTRTYRGHAADKKAKK; translated from the coding sequence ATGCCACGTTCTCTCAAGAAAGGTCCTTTCCTTGACCTACACTTGTTGAAGAAGGTAGAGAAGGCGGTGGAAAGCGGGGATAAAAAACCAATTAAAACTTGGTCCCGTCGTTCAATGATCATTCCATCAATGATTGGATTGACCATCGCAGTCCATAATGGTCGTCAGCATGTTCCTGTTTATGTTTCTGATGAAATGATCGGTCATAAATTAGGCGAATTTGCACCGACTCGTACTTACCGCGGTCACGCTGCGGACAAGAAAGCTAAGAAGTAA
- a CDS encoding YfcC family protein, protein MEASNQKKTFNFPSAFTILFFILILAVGLTWVIPSGSYSKLTYNMTDKVFVVKTYGEQDKTYPATEETLNNLNIKIKLTNFTEGVIKKPIAIPGTYQRIEQHYKGIKDIPISMVEGTIEAVDVMVFIFVLGGMIGVINRTGSFNAGLMALARRTKGNEFMIVFSVSVLMVLGGTTCGIEEEAVAFYPILVPVFLALGYDAIICVGAIFLASSMGTAFSTINPFSVVIASNAAGIQFTEGIGFRAIGLVLGATCVIAYLYWYAKKVKADPSFSYTYEDREEFYHRYMKNFDPNTVLEFTLRRKLILILFCIAFPIMIWGVMAGGWWFPQMAASFLSIAIIIMFISGLKEKDIVESFTEGASELVGVSLIIGLARGVNLVLEQGMISDTILDYMSNLVSGMPGSVFILGQLVVFIFLGLIVPSSSGLAVLSMPIMAPLADAVGIPRDIVVSAYNWGQYAMLFLAPTGLVLVTLQMLHIPFNKWVKFVMPMIGCLLVIGAILLVIQVSLYSV, encoded by the coding sequence ATGGAAGCGTCTAATCAAAAAAAGACCTTTAATTTCCCATCAGCGTTTACTATTTTATTCTTTATTTTAATCCTTGCTGTGGGATTAACATGGGTTATCCCATCAGGTTCATATTCTAAATTGACTTATAATATGACCGATAAAGTATTTGTGGTAAAAACCTACGGCGAGCAAGACAAAACTTATCCGGCTACTGAAGAAACCCTCAATAATCTTAATATCAAAATTAAACTGACGAATTTCACCGAGGGGGTAATCAAAAAACCTATTGCTATTCCGGGCACTTATCAACGTATTGAACAACATTACAAAGGTATCAAAGATATTCCTATCAGCATGGTGGAAGGAACCATAGAAGCGGTGGATGTGATGGTGTTCATTTTCGTGCTGGGCGGTATGATTGGTGTCATTAACAGAACGGGCTCGTTTAACGCGGGGTTAATGGCTTTAGCTCGGCGCACGAAAGGCAATGAATTTATGATTGTATTCAGTGTTTCCGTGTTGATGGTGTTAGGGGGGACCACTTGTGGTATCGAAGAAGAAGCGGTTGCATTTTACCCTATTCTGGTGCCGGTATTTTTAGCCCTGGGGTATGATGCCATTATTTGTGTTGGGGCCATCTTCTTGGCTTCCTCCATGGGAACGGCGTTTTCCACAATTAACCCATTCTCTGTGGTTATCGCTTCCAATGCTGCCGGTATTCAATTTACCGAAGGGATTGGGTTCCGTGCCATTGGGTTAGTATTAGGGGCAACTTGCGTTATTGCTTATTTATATTGGTATGCTAAGAAAGTGAAAGCGGATCCGAGTTTTTCCTATACTTATGAGGATAGAGAAGAGTTTTATCATCGTTATATGAAAAACTTTGATCCAAATACGGTACTTGAGTTTACCTTAAGAAGAAAACTGATCTTAATTCTCTTCTGTATTGCCTTCCCAATCATGATTTGGGGGGTAATGGCAGGTGGTTGGTGGTTCCCGCAAATGGCGGCTTCATTCTTGTCTATCGCCATTATCATCATGTTTATCAGTGGGTTGAAAGAAAAAGACATTGTGGAATCCTTTACCGAGGGGGCTTCTGAATTAGTTGGCGTATCCTTAATTATTGGTTTGGCACGTGGTGTTAACTTAGTGCTTGAACAAGGCATGATTTCCGACACCATTTTGGACTATATGTCTAACTTGGTCAGTGGCATGCCGGGTAGCGTCTTTATTCTCGGTCAATTGGTAGTCTTTATATTCTTAGGTCTTATCGTGCCGTCTTCCTCCGGTTTGGCAGTGCTTTCCATGCCGATTATGGCTCCGCTTGCCGATGCTGTAGGCATTCCGCGTGATATAGTGGTTTCTGCCTATAACTGGGGACAATACGCCATGTTATTCTTGGCACCAACAGGTTTGGTATTGGTCACATTACAAATGTTACACATACCATTTAATAAATGGGTCAAGTTTGTTATGCCAATGATTGGTTGTTTGTTGGTGATTGGAGCAATCTTATTGGTTATTCAAGTGTCCTTGTATAGCGTTTAA
- the rplC gene encoding 50S ribosomal protein L3 — protein MIGLVGRKVGMTRIFNEDGVSVPVTVIEIEANRVTQVKTLENDGYTAVQVTTGSKKASRVTKPEAGHFVKAGVEAGRGLWEFRTEGEEFTLGQEINVDIFADVKKVDVTGTSKGKGFQGGVKRWNFRTQDATHGNSLSHRVLGSIGQNQTPGRVFKGKKMAGHLGAERVTVQSLEVVRVDAERKLLLVKGAVPGATGSDVIVKPAVKA, from the coding sequence ATGATTGGTTTAGTCGGTCGTAAAGTCGGTATGACCCGTATCTTCAATGAAGATGGCGTGTCTGTACCGGTTACCGTTATCGAAATCGAAGCCAACCGCGTAACTCAAGTTAAAACTCTTGAAAACGATGGCTATACTGCAGTTCAAGTTACCACTGGCTCTAAAAAAGCAAGTCGTGTAACGAAGCCTGAAGCGGGTCATTTCGTGAAAGCTGGCGTTGAAGCTGGTCGCGGTTTATGGGAATTTCGTACTGAAGGTGAAGAATTCACTTTAGGTCAAGAAATTAACGTTGACATCTTTGCAGATGTTAAAAAAGTTGATGTTACCGGTACTTCTAAAGGTAAAGGTTTCCAAGGTGGTGTTAAACGTTGGAACTTCCGTACTCAAGATGCTACCCACGGTAACTCTTTATCACATCGTGTTCTCGGTTCTATTGGTCAAAACCAAACTCCGGGTCGTGTGTTTAAAGGTAAAAAAATGGCAGGACACTTAGGTGCTGAGCGTGTAACCGTTCAATCCCTTGAAGTTGTTCGTGTAGATGCTGAGCGTAAATTGCTATTAGTAAAAGGTGCCGTTCCGGGTGCTACTGGTAGTGATGTTATCGTTAAGCCGGCAGTTAAAGCATAG
- the rplN gene encoding 50S ribosomal protein L14: MIQEQTMLDVADNSGARSVMCIKVLGGSHRRYAAIGDIIKVTVKEAIPRGKVKKGDVLKAVVVRTKKGVRRPDGSVIRFDGNACVILNNNTEQPIGTRIFGPVTRELRSEKFMKIISLAPEVL, from the coding sequence ATGATCCAAGAACAGACTATGCTGGATGTTGCTGATAATTCAGGCGCTCGCAGCGTAATGTGTATCAAGGTTCTAGGTGGATCGCATCGTCGTTATGCTGCTATTGGCGACATCATCAAAGTTACTGTAAAAGAAGCAATTCCGCGCGGTAAAGTAAAAAAAGGTGATGTACTAAAAGCAGTTGTTGTGCGCACCAAGAAGGGTGTTCGTCGCCCAGATGGATCAGTTATTCGTTTCGATGGTAACGCTTGTGTGATTTTAAACAATAACACTGAGCAACCAATCGGTACCCGTATTTTTGGACCAGTGACTCGTGAACTTCGTTCTGAGAAATTCATGAAGATCATTTCTTTAGCTCCAGAAGTACTGTAA
- the rpsC gene encoding 30S ribosomal protein S3: protein MGQKVHPHGIRLGIVKPWSSTWFANTQDFANNLEGDFKVRQFLNKELANASVSRITIERPAKSIRVTIHTARPGIVIGKKGEDVEKLRNAVAKIAGVPAQINIAEVKKPELDAKLVADSIASQLERRVMFRRAMKKAVQNAMRLGAKGIKVEVSGRLGGAEIARSEWYREGRVPLHTLRADIDYNTAEAHTTYGVIGVKVWIFKGEILGGMAALAQPEQQPADKPKKAPRGKGRK from the coding sequence ATGGGTCAAAAAGTACATCCACATGGTATTCGCCTAGGTATTGTAAAACCTTGGAGCTCTACTTGGTTTGCGAATACACAAGATTTCGCCAACAATCTTGAAGGCGATTTCAAAGTACGTCAATTCTTAAATAAAGAATTAGCGAATGCTTCAGTTTCACGTATCACTATTGAGCGTCCTGCAAAAAGTATTCGTGTTACTATTCACACAGCTCGCCCGGGTATCGTAATTGGTAAGAAAGGTGAAGATGTTGAGAAATTGCGTAATGCAGTGGCAAAAATTGCCGGTGTTCCTGCTCAAATCAACATCGCTGAAGTGAAAAAACCTGAATTAGATGCAAAATTAGTTGCAGATAGTATTGCTTCACAATTAGAACGTCGTGTAATGTTCCGTCGTGCTATGAAGAAAGCGGTACAAAATGCAATGCGTTTAGGCGCTAAAGGTATCAAAGTTGAAGTTAGCGGTCGTTTAGGCGGTGCTGAAATTGCTCGTTCTGAATGGTATCGTGAAGGTCGTGTACCTCTACATACATTGCGTGCGGACATCGACTATAACACTGCAGAAGCTCATACTACATACGGCGTAATCGGCGTTAAAGTATGGATCTTCAAAGGTGAGATTCTTGGTGGAATGGCTGCGCTAGCGCAACCGGAACAACAACCTGCCGACAAGCCTAAAAAGGCTCCGCGCGGTAAAGGTCGTAAGTAA
- the rplX gene encoding 50S ribosomal protein L24, with protein sequence MAAKIRQNDEVIVLTGKSKGKRGKVTKVLSNGKVIVEGVNIITKHEKPVPALGKEGGLVKKESAIDVSNVAIFNPTTNKADRVGFRFEDGKKVRFFKSNNEII encoded by the coding sequence ATGGCTGCAAAAATCCGTCAAAATGATGAAGTAATTGTGCTTACTGGCAAAAGCAAAGGTAAGCGCGGCAAGGTAACAAAAGTGTTATCTAATGGTAAAGTGATTGTTGAAGGTGTAAATATCATCACTAAACATGAAAAACCGGTACCTGCTTTAGGTAAAGAAGGTGGTTTAGTGAAAAAAGAATCTGCGATTGATGTTTCAAACGTTGCTATCTTTAACCCAACAACAAATAAAGCTGACCGTGTAGGTTTTAGATTCGAAGATGGTAAAAAAGTACGCTTCTTCAAGTCTAATAATGAAATTATTTAA
- a CDS encoding Lrp/AsnC family transcriptional regulator, with product MFKKLFDNIDTRILKALQRNGRLQNNELAKEVGLSNSACLRRVNNLEENGVIDGYVALLNPKKVNCNLIVYVQGTFFEEDPELKERFIFEIKLIPQVLECHLMAGSYDFLLKMCVADLDQFNTIKNTYLTKNIGIKTLKSEVTLKTIKNTTELSL from the coding sequence ATGTTTAAGAAATTATTCGATAACATTGATACGCGCATTCTAAAAGCTTTGCAACGCAATGGACGCTTGCAGAATAATGAATTAGCCAAAGAAGTTGGGCTCTCTAACTCGGCCTGTTTACGTCGTGTGAATAATTTAGAAGAAAACGGTGTGATTGATGGCTATGTTGCTTTATTAAATCCGAAGAAAGTAAATTGCAATTTAATTGTTTATGTTCAAGGCACATTTTTTGAAGAGGATCCGGAACTAAAAGAGCGGTTCATTTTTGAGATAAAATTAATCCCACAAGTATTGGAGTGTCATTTAATGGCGGGGAGTTACGATTTTCTGCTAAAAATGTGTGTTGCTGATTTAGACCAATTCAATACCATCAAAAACACCTATCTCACCAAAAATATCGGAATCAAAACCCTCAAATCCGAAGTCACCCTAAAAACCATCAAAAACACCACTGAGCTATCCTTATAA
- the rplP gene encoding 50S ribosomal protein L16 — protein MLQPKRTKFRKVHKGRNRGIAGGTEVSFGTFGLKAVGRGRLTARQIEAARRAMTRAVKRQGKIWIRVFPDKPITEKPLEVRMGKGKGNVEYWVALIQPGKVLYEMDGVSEEIAREAFALAAAKLPVKTTFVTKTVM, from the coding sequence ATGTTGCAACCAAAACGTACAAAATTCCGTAAAGTTCACAAAGGCCGTAACCGTGGTATCGCGGGCGGTACAGAAGTTAGCTTCGGTACTTTCGGTTTAAAAGCAGTTGGTCGTGGTCGTTTAACTGCACGTCAAATTGAAGCCGCTCGTCGAGCGATGACTCGTGCAGTAAAACGTCAAGGTAAAATCTGGATTCGTGTATTCCCGGATAAACCAATTACTGAAAAACCATTAGAAGTCCGTATGGGTAAAGGTAAAGGTAACGTTGAGTACTGGGTAGCCTTAATCCAACCGGGTAAAGTTCTCTATGAAATGGATGGTGTGTCTGAAGAGATCGCGAGAGAAGCGTTTGCATTAGCAGCTGCTAAATTGCCGGTTAAGACCACTTTCGTAACTAAGACGGTGATGTAA
- the rplF gene encoding 50S ribosomal protein L6 — MSRVAKAPVSIPAGVEVKLNGQLLTIKGKNGELSRSIHHSVEVKHENNELTFSPREGVEGSNAQSGTARALVNSMVIGVTEGFTRKLQLVGVGYRAQIKGNAVALSLGFSHPVEHVLPAGITAECPSQTEIILKGSDKQLIGQVAADIRAYRRPEPYKGKGVRYADEVVRMKEAKKK, encoded by the coding sequence ATGTCTCGTGTTGCAAAAGCACCTGTTAGTATTCCTGCCGGTGTTGAGGTAAAACTTAACGGACAGTTACTAACAATTAAAGGTAAAAATGGTGAGTTATCTCGCTCTATTCATCATTCAGTAGAAGTCAAACATGAAAACAATGAATTAACATTTTCACCACGTGAAGGAGTTGAAGGTAGTAATGCTCAGTCAGGTACTGCCAGAGCACTAGTTAATTCTATGGTTATTGGTGTTACTGAAGGGTTTACAAGAAAACTACAATTAGTAGGTGTAGGTTATAGAGCTCAAATTAAAGGAAATGCTGTTGCTTTAAGTCTTGGATTTTCTCACCCTGTTGAGCATGTTTTACCTGCAGGGATTACTGCTGAGTGTCCTTCTCAAACTGAAATTATTTTGAAAGGTTCAGATAAACAGCTAATCGGTCAAGTTGCTGCAGATATTCGTGCTTATCGTCGCCCAGAACCGTATAAAGGTAAAGGGGTACGTTACGCTGATGAAGTGGTGCGTATGAAAGAAGCTAAGAAGAAATAA
- the rpsN gene encoding 30S ribosomal protein S14 has translation MAKQSMKARDVKRVKLAEKFYAKRVELKKIISDVNASDEDRWNAVLKLQTLPRDSSPSRQRNRCRQTGRPHGVLRKFGLSRIKVREAAMRGEIPGLKKASW, from the coding sequence ATGGCTAAACAATCAATGAAAGCACGCGATGTAAAACGCGTGAAATTGGCTGAAAAATTCTATGCTAAACGTGTGGAATTGAAAAAGATTATTTCTGACGTTAATGCCTCTGACGAAGATCGTTGGAATGCGGTGTTAAAGTTACAAACTTTACCACGTGATTCTAGCCCTAGTCGTCAACGTAACCGTTGTCGTCAAACTGGGCGTCCTCATGGCGTTCTTCGTAAGTTTGGTTTAAGCCGTATTAAGGTTCGCGAAGCCGCTATGCGCGGTGAGATACCGGGTCTTAAGAAGGCAAGTTGGTAA
- the rpmC gene encoding 50S ribosomal protein L29, producing MKAQELRTKSVEELNAELVNLLGEQFKLRMQAATGQLQQTHQLKQVRRSIALVKTVLTEKAGE from the coding sequence ATGAAAGCTCAAGAATTACGTACAAAAAGTGTTGAAGAGCTGAATGCTGAATTAGTAAACCTTTTAGGTGAACAATTCAAGTTGCGTATGCAAGCAGCCACCGGTCAGCTTCAACAAACCCATCAGTTAAAACAAGTGCGTCGTAGCATTGCACTAGTAAAAACTGTTCTAACCGAAAAGGCGGGTGAGTAA
- the rplW gene encoding 50S ribosomal protein L23 produces the protein MSQERLLKVLKAPHVSEKATNNAEKSNTIVFKVALDANKVEIANAVEQLFDVKVDSVRTVVVKGKTKRRGAKMGRRSDWKKAYVTLQEGQSLDFVEGAAE, from the coding sequence ATGAGTCAAGAACGTTTGCTAAAAGTGCTTAAAGCACCACATGTCTCTGAGAAAGCAACAAATAACGCTGAGAAGTCAAACACAATCGTTTTCAAAGTCGCTTTAGATGCGAATAAAGTAGAAATTGCTAATGCAGTAGAGCAACTTTTTGACGTGAAAGTGGATTCTGTTCGTACCGTTGTGGTGAAAGGTAAAACTAAACGCCGTGGTGCTAAGATGGGACGTCGCAGTGACTGGAAAAAAGCTTATGTTACACTTCAAGAAGGACAATCTTTGGACTTCGTTGAAGGCGCAGCAGAGTAA
- the rplE gene encoding 50S ribosomal protein L5 — MAKLHDYYRDQVVNELKTKFNYSSVMQVPRIEKITLNMGVGEALTDKKLLDNAVADLAAISGQKPLITKARKSVAGFKIRQGYPIGCKVTLRGERMWEFLERLITIAVPRIRDFRGLSAKSFDGRGNYSMGVREQIIFPEIDYDKVDRVRGLDITITTTAKNDEEGRALLAAFNFPFRK, encoded by the coding sequence ATGGCGAAACTGCATGATTACTACAGAGATCAAGTAGTAAATGAATTGAAAACTAAATTCAACTACTCATCTGTCATGCAAGTCCCACGAATCGAAAAGATAACCCTAAATATGGGTGTGGGTGAAGCATTGACCGATAAAAAATTGCTAGATAATGCAGTTGCTGATCTAGCAGCGATTAGCGGTCAAAAACCTTTAATTACTAAGGCCCGTAAATCTGTTGCTGGCTTTAAAATCCGTCAGGGATATCCAATCGGTTGTAAAGTAACACTACGTGGTGAACGTATGTGGGAGTTCTTAGAACGTTTAATTACAATTGCTGTTCCACGTATTCGTGACTTCCGCGGTTTAAGTGCGAAATCATTTGATGGTCGTGGAAATTACAGTATGGGTGTGCGTGAGCAAATCATCTTCCCTGAAATCGACTATGATAAAGTAGATCGTGTACGTGGTTTAGATATTACTATTACCACTACGGCTAAGAATGATGAAGAAGGTCGAGCACTGTTAGCTGCCTTTAATTTCCCATTCCGTAAGTAA
- the rpsQ gene encoding 30S ribosomal protein S17, which translates to MTDKIRSVQGRVVSDKMEKSFVVAIERKVKHPLYGKFIRRTTKLHVHDENNEAKLGDLVEVRECRPISKTKSWTLVRVVEKAVIA; encoded by the coding sequence ATGACTGATAAAATTCGTAGCGTGCAAGGTCGTGTAGTAAGCGACAAGATGGAAAAATCTTTCGTTGTTGCGATTGAACGTAAGGTTAAACACCCACTTTATGGTAAGTTTATCCGTCGTACAACCAAGTTACATGTGCACGATGAAAATAACGAGGCTAAATTAGGTGATTTAGTGGAAGTTCGCGAATGTCGCCCAATTTCTAAAACTAAGTCATGGACTTTAGTTCGTGTAGTTGAAAAAGCAGTAATTGCTTAA
- the rplV gene encoding 50S ribosomal protein L22 has translation METIAKHRYARTSAQKARLVADLIRGKKVAQALEILTYTNKKASALVKKVLESAIANAEHNDGADIDDLKVAKIFVDEGPSMKRVMPRAKGRADRILKRTSHITVVVSDR, from the coding sequence ATGGAAACTATTGCAAAACATCGTTACGCTCGCACTTCAGCGCAAAAAGCTCGCTTAGTTGCGGATTTAATCCGTGGCAAGAAAGTGGCTCAAGCATTAGAAATTCTTACTTACACGAATAAAAAAGCATCTGCTTTAGTGAAGAAAGTTCTTGAGTCAGCGATTGCTAATGCTGAGCACAATGACGGTGCAGATATCGATGATCTTAAAGTTGCGAAGATTTTCGTAGATGAAGGTCCAAGCATGAAACGTGTTATGCCACGTGCTAAAGGTCGTGCAGATCGTATTTTAAAACGTACAAGCCACATTACTGTGGTTGTGTCAGATCGTTAA
- the rplB gene encoding 50S ribosomal protein L2: protein MAIVKCKPTSAGRRHVVKVVNPELHKGKPFAALLDTKSKTGGRNNYGRITTRHIGGGHKQHYRLIDFKRNKLDIPGVVERLEYDPNRSANIALVLYKDGERRYILAPKGLAAGDQIQAGAHAPIKVGNSLPMRNIPVGSTVHNVELKPGKGGQIARSAGAYVQIIAREGNYVTLRLRSGEMRKVLAECSATIGEVGNSEHMLRVLGKAGANRWRGVRPTVRGTAMNPVDHPHGGGEGRNFGKHPVTPWGVQTKGKKTRHNKRTDKYIVRHRGK from the coding sequence ATGGCTATCGTTAAATGTAAGCCGACCTCCGCTGGTCGTCGTCATGTTGTTAAAGTTGTTAACCCTGAGTTGCATAAAGGTAAACCTTTTGCTGCGCTTTTAGATACTAAATCTAAAACCGGTGGTCGTAACAACTATGGTCGTATTACTACTCGTCACATTGGTGGCGGTCACAAACAACACTATCGTTTAATTGATTTTAAACGTAATAAATTAGACATTCCTGGTGTTGTTGAACGTTTAGAATACGATCCGAATCGTTCTGCAAATATTGCTTTAGTGCTTTATAAAGACGGTGAACGTCGTTATATCTTAGCACCAAAAGGTTTGGCTGCAGGTGATCAAATCCAAGCGGGTGCACATGCGCCAATTAAAGTTGGTAACTCATTACCAATGCGTAATATTCCGGTTGGTTCTACCGTACATAATGTTGAATTAAAACCAGGCAAAGGCGGTCAAATTGCTCGTTCAGCTGGTGCTTATGTACAGATCATTGCCCGTGAAGGTAATTATGTGACTTTACGTCTCCGTTCTGGCGAGATGCGTAAAGTGTTAGCTGAATGTTCTGCCACCATTGGTGAAGTAGGCAACTCAGAGCATATGCTTCGCGTATTGGGGAAAGCTGGTGCTAATCGCTGGAGAGGTGTACGCCCTACAGTTCGTGGTACTGCAATGAACCCAGTAGATCACCCACACGGTGGTGGTGAAGGTCGTAACTTTGGTAAACACCCAGTAACACCTTGGGGCGTTCAAACTAAAGGTAAGAAAACTCGCCATAACAAACGTACTGATAAATATATCGTACGTCATCGTGGTAAATAA
- the rplD gene encoding 50S ribosomal protein L4 gives MELQVVGANALTVSETTFGREFNEALIHQVVVAYAAGARQGSRAQKTRAEVSGSGKKPWRQKGTGRARSGDIKSPIWRSGGVTFAAKPQDHSQKVNKKMYRGAIKSILSELVRQDRLVVVDKFEIDAPKTKVLVQKLKELALEDVLIITASLDENLFLAARNLYKVDVRDAQGIDPVSLIAFDKVVVTVDAVKQIEEMLA, from the coding sequence ATGGAATTACAAGTTGTTGGTGCTAATGCACTCACTGTTTCTGAAACTACCTTCGGCCGTGAGTTTAACGAAGCGTTGATTCACCAAGTTGTTGTTGCTTATGCAGCAGGTGCTCGTCAAGGTTCTCGTGCACAAAAAACTCGTGCTGAAGTGTCTGGTTCAGGTAAAAAACCTTGGCGTCAAAAAGGTACAGGTCGTGCTCGTTCCGGTGATATTAAATCACCAATTTGGCGTTCTGGTGGTGTCACTTTCGCAGCGAAACCACAAGATCACAGTCAAAAGGTGAACAAGAAGATGTACCGCGGTGCAATCAAAAGCATTCTTTCTGAGCTTGTTCGTCAAGATCGTTTAGTTGTTGTTGATAAATTTGAAATTGATGCACCAAAAACCAAAGTATTAGTACAAAAATTAAAAGAATTAGCACTTGAAGATGTGTTAATCATCACAGCAAGTTTAGATGAAAATCTATTCTTGGCAGCACGCAACTTATACAAAGTAGATGTTCGTGATGCTCAAGGTATCGATCCGGTAAGTTTAATTGCTTTCGATAAAGTAGTTGTAACTGTGGATGCTGTGAAGCAAATTGAGGAGATGTTAGCATGA
- the rpsH gene encoding 30S ribosomal protein S8: MSMQDPIADMLTRIRNGQAANKVAISMPSSKLKVAIANVLADEGYIESVKVIAGVKPELEITLKYFQGKPVVESIQRISRPGLRIYKRKDELPKVMGGLGIAVVSTSKGVMTDRAARQAGLGGEIICYVA, translated from the coding sequence ATGAGTATGCAAGATCCTATCGCAGATATGTTGACCCGTATTCGTAACGGTCAAGCTGCGAATAAAGTTGCGATCAGTATGCCTTCATCCAAGCTAAAAGTGGCAATTGCCAATGTATTAGCTGACGAAGGTTATATCGAGAGCGTTAAAGTAATTGCAGGTGTAAAACCTGAACTGGAAATTACATTAAAATATTTCCAAGGAAAACCGGTTGTAGAAAGTATTCAGCGTATCAGTCGCCCTGGTTTACGTATTTATAAGCGTAAAGACGAATTACCAAAAGTAATGGGTGGTTTGGGTATTGCCGTTGTATCTACATCCAAAGGTGTAATGACTGACCGTGCAGCTCGCCAAGCGGGTTTAGGCGGTGAGATCATTTGTTATGTAGCTTAA